The DNA window GCCGGTACGACCAAGGTGCCGTTCCCCTGGCTGACCTGGAACAACCGTCCGTTCAACTCGGCCTATGAGTTGATGATGGTCCCGGCCAGCAGTCCTTCCCGCTTGCTGTCGGAGTTCTCGACCGCCTCGACGACCAATCCTTACACGCTGGTCGGCGGCGTCACAGGGCCGGAGCAGTTCCGTGCTCCGTACTCGCACCTGCTGAACTTCTTTTATTCGGAACCCACTGGCACTGGCTCGCCGCAGCTGCATCGCCTGTTCGATTATGTCGGCACGCGTTCGCCGTTTGTGGGCACGAACCAGTGGTACTCTTCGACCTCGGGCGTGACAAGCAACCACTTGGCGCTGTCCCTCTTTCATCCGCCGTTTAACCGGATCTCCAAGTTCCGTGATCCGGGCAAGGTGAACATCAACACGATCTATGATTTCCGAACCTGGTCGGGCATTGCCAGCGGCTTCCCGCAGCATAACTCGACCGCGTTCTGGAACACGATTGAGACCAGCCGCGAAGGCTTTACCGGAACAACGCTGACGTCGGCCAACTCGCCGACCCGGTTCGCCCAGCCGTTCCGCAGTTCGGCCGCCGCCGATCTGGCTCCCTTGCCGGAGCTGGAAACGTCGGCCGTCCAGGCGACCTTGTTGCGGAGCAATCCGGGCAACCCAGGGGCCCCGCTGTTCGCCGGGACCAGCACCGCCAACTACCGGGACTTCCAGCGGAACGCGTTCTTCGCCTACGAGGGAATCTCGCGGCTGGACAACCTGTTGACGACGCACTCCAACGTGTTTGCCGTGTGGGTCACCATCGGCGAATTCGAAGCAACGCCGAACGCGGCCTTGCATGGCGGCTTCCAATTGGGAGCGGAAGCAGGAAGCGATTCAGGTCAAGTGACGCGGCATCGGGCGTTCTATATAATCGACCGCTCGATACCGGTCGCCTTTGAACCTGGCGAGAACCACAACATTGACCGGGCCGTTTTACTGCGACGCTACCTGGATTAGTTTTTCAAGCACCTGGCAAGACCCGGGTGCGCGGGAAATGAATCGCCTTCGGGGGAAGCGGCCGGACAAAGCTGCCCGGCGCCCCACCCATGAAGGATGGCAGCGATGGAACCGGCGCCAGGCGTGAATGAAATCGCGGACCAGGCCATGCACGACCTGGTCGGTCAGTTGCCTGATCATTGCGCCTGGGCGCGGATCTCGGTCGAGGCGGCCCATCAGGGCCGGCAGGTAGAGCTGTCGGTCCGGATCGAATCGCCAACGATTGCCGGCAAACGGCTGGAACCGTCACCGGCCATGCTGGACCGTGTGACACGCCTTTACGCCGATTGCCTGGATTGTGATTCGCCCTGGTTACGATTCACTGCTTTGGCGCAGCCGGAAACTTCAGGCGACTGGAGCGTGGAAACGCAGTTTGAGTATGCTCCCGCTGCGTCCCTTTCTTATGAGCCGCGCGTCATTTCGCGTCCGCCCATGTCGCCTCCTTTGGCGGCTTTGTTTGAGCAGTACGCGGGCGACAGTTTCGACAAGCACCTGTGTCTGGACGCCACGCTGGGCCACGATGCCGAATGGGAATTCGATTCGTCAGCGGGGAAGTTGCGCCTGAGCGACGGGCGCCATTTCGACGTGCAGCCGATTGGCGTTTTTTGTAACCTGCGGGCGACCTGGCGCTGGGCCTGGGACATGCCGGGCGAATCGCTGGCGGCCGACAAACTGCTTCGCCTAGGGCAGGAACACGACACGCCCGAACTGCAGCAGCCGGTGCTGACGCTGGACCATGCGGAGCCGGATTGTCTGGCGCTGGTGGCTTGCGGGCTGCTGGATGCGGATTTCTGGTTTGAGTGCGATGGCCCGCAGGATTCGATTTTTCTGGTGGGGAACTATGCGACGCCTTTGACGCGGGAACGAGAGCCGGACCGGCTGGCGTATGTGGTGCTGGAAGTGATCGAAAACTTTGCTTGCGATCATCGGGCTATGCTGGAGCACTTTGCCCGCTCGGCCGGATACCGACTGGGAGGATCGGGCGATCCGCGTCGGCTGGAGGCGTTTTCCCCGCAGGGGAAGCGATTGCTAGCGGCCTTTGACAAGGCGGGCCAGCTGCGAGAAATTGTGCTTGATCCCTAGTGGTGCGTCAAACCATAAAACCAGGTTTCTCTCAATCAGCCGCAGGGCGCTATCCCCCGGTTTTTTTGGCAGCACAGCAGCACGGCCGAAATCGCTCACTCGAAGATTGAAGATTGACGCAGCAGTAGTGGTGCGTCAAGTTTCCATTTCAGGTTTGGCCATGTTCGCGCGAGCCGCTGTTCCTTTTAGGTAACCGTGGCTATCGCCAAAACGGCTAATTGGAAGAACCCGAACTCTTTGCCTTGACGCAGCACTAGTCTCCCGCACGCATTTGCACAAATGTCCGGGCCCACTCCTGGGCGGGGAGGGGAATAGAGAACTTCGCCGGGGCAGCGTGGCGCAGGAATTGTTGGGCGAAGCTAAGTCCAGGAATTGCAAGGGGTAGTAACTACCATTGAATGTGGGTAGGCGACTCGTCCGGAAATCCCTGGCAAATTTTTAAGGAAATTTTAACCCTGGTTCCTTTCCTTGTCTAGAATTTTGCGAGTTGATACGTGGCCGATTATCTCAGTGAGCGTAATCACTGCAGAATCGAGGGCAGGTCATTGCAACTCGTGCAATCATCCACTTTTCAAGTGGATATTGATTCTGCTTCATTGAGGAACTCCCATGTTGGTGCTTTCAAGGAAACGCGATGAGAAGATTGTGATTGGCGATGGAATCGTCATTACAATTGTAGAAGTTCGGGGCGACAAGGTCCGGCTGGGCATCGAAGCTCCCTCCGATGTGCCAGTCCATCGCCAGGAGGTGTACGACGCCATCCGGCGGCAAGCCGAATTGAACACTCGCGAAGATTAGGCCGGCAGCCAAGGTCGGCGCCGTCTTTTTTCTCTTGCCCGTTCTCGGGGCTGGCGCCGTGGCATTCTTTTTACCCGGCTTCTGTCGGGCTCCTTTTGGAGCCGCCGTTTCAGGAGGCGTTTCTCTCCTGAAACTCGAAAATCGAACCGCCAATTTGAACGCGGTCGCCGCTGTGCAGTCGCACGCGGCGCACGGGCTGACCGTTGACCAGAATCACGGCCGCGGGGTCGAGTTCTTTCAGGTCGTATCCGCCCGCTCCCGTAAAGATGGCCGCATGCCGCGGGAACACGGCCGGATCCTTGAACAGGTAGATTTCGCACTGCGGCGAACTGCCGATGATCGTTGGGTTATGGTAGAGCACAAACTGCTTGCCGGCGATCAGTCCGACCTGGACCTTCAGCCAGCCATGCCTGGCGACGTTCTCCAGGATGCCGGCGCCTAGCCCGGTGAACAGCCCGACACCCGTCACGCCGACCAGGCGACTGAGGATATCGGTCTGGGTGACCGTTGCTACGGGATCGAACAGGTAGCCGCCCAGCGCCCCGCCGACCATGCCGCCCAGCAATCCGACCAGCAGTCGGCGCCCGTTGCGGATCGCCACGCCGGGCCCGATCGCCAGGAACGCACCCAGCATCGACCAGCCGACAGTCCGGGCGAACATTTGTCGCACCATGCCCGGATCCGTTCCCGGCCCCTGCAGGAAGTTGTAAAGGCGATCGATGAACAGGCCGACGACGGCGGCGCCAATCAGGCCGACGACCAGCCCGACCGCACCCTGGCGAATGCCGTCGGAAAAGTTGCCCGCCGCCAGCGGTTCGCACACGGCCAGGCAGAAGGCGATCGGCATGCCGATCGCCAGGAACCACATCAGGTTGGCGACGCTTTCGCGGATCTGGTCGTCCCGCCGCTGGGACGACATGCGGCGTTCCCTTTCGCGGGCGGACAGAGAGCGGTCGTCGTAAATCTGCAGGTAAACATTCTGCGGATGCTGCACGCGGATCTCAGCCAGCATGGCAAACGACTCCGCCGGGGTGATTTCTCCCCGGTCACGGCGTTCGTTGATGAGGTTCAATTCGGCGGCGATCGGCTGGAACTGGCGCCACTGGCTGGCGGTCGTAGTGTTGACGATCTCGCCCAGCAGCCATCCGCTGAACCCACCCAGCAGTCCGCCCAGCGACATGTACACCAGCGAATGATAAAAGACGGCCGTCCAGGGGAGTCGACTGGCCTGTTCGGGTGCGGTGGGGTACGGCTGCGACAGCTGCCCGCCGGAGCCCTGCTGCAGTTTTCGCTCGGTCTGATCGCTGTACAGCTCGCCGTGGGTGATAGAGATTTTGTCAGTCATGGCAAGGCAGGCGACACAGCGCGGAAGAACGCAACGGCAAGACTTCATTGTGCACCGCCTGCGTCAGCTTCGCTACTGCCGTTTTCCCGGCAACCATTCTGTGTCCCCTTGGCCGAACTCGCCAGAGTTTGGCAGCAGTTTCCCTGGCCGACGACTTCGTCGAAAGTTGGGCGACTTCGGCTGCATGCTGGCGCACAACAGGCAATTGGCGGCGGACAATTCGCCTGGGCGTGGCGTTGGGTTAGAATGGGACCACCTCTGTTGACTCCTTCATCCCCATGCAAGAGATTCGCCATGCGTTCTTTCCTGTTTTCCCTGCTGTTACTGACGCCCACTTGCCTGGCGGCCGCCGAGCCTGCGCCCCAGGGCGACTGGATCCCGTTGTTTAACGGGAAGAATCTGGATGGCTGGGAAGTGAAGATTCGCGGCCACAAGCCGGGCGACAATTTTGCCGATACGTTCCGCGTGAAGGACGGCCTGCTGCAGGTGCGCTACGACGGCTACGATAAGTTCGGCGAACGCTTCGGTCATATCTTCTACAAAGACAAACTGTCGAACTATCGCTTGCGGGTCGAGTACCGCTTTGTCGACGAGCAGGTTCCCGGCGGGCCGGGCTGGGCCTTTCGTAACTCGGGCGTCATGATCCACGGCGAAACGCCGGAGCAGATGGAGCTCGACCAGAGCTTTCCCACCTCGATCGAAGTGCAGTTGCTGGGCGGCGACGGCAGCAAGGACCGCACCAACGCCAACCTGTGCACGCCCGGCACCAACGTGGTGATGAACAACAAGCTGTTCTTGCCCCACTGCACCAGCAGCCATTCCAAAACCTACCATGGCGACCAGTGGGTCCGGGTCGAGATTGAAGTCCGCGGCAACAAACTGGTGCGTCACCTGATCGATGGCGAATCGGTGCTGGAGTACACGCAGCCTCAGCTGGACGAGCGCGATGCGCACGCCCGGACGCTGATCGTCGACGGCGACAAGATGCTGTCGGGCGGGACCATTTCCCTGCAGTCGGAAAGCCATCCGATCGACTTCCGCAAAGTCGAACTGCTGAAGCTGGACGACTGAACGGGCGTGATTCGCTAGCGACGCTTGCCGGAAAATTCAGGCGAGAATCGACTTGCCGCTATTCGCGTTCTGGCGTTAGGATAGAGTCATGGCGTGCACAGCCAGGCACGCCAGCCTTGCCCGGCGTTGGCCGACAAGGGTGTCGAATAAGTTTCATTTTTTGGGGGCCAGTTCGAATGCTTCATTACTCGTGTGATCGCTGCAAGCGTGAGATCGAGACCGAAGAACGACGTTACATCGTCAAGGTAGAAACGCACGCAGCGATTGATCCGCTGGCGCCCGAAGAACAGGAAGACGATCGCGACCACCTGCTGGAGATTCAAGACATCCTGGAAAGTTTCCACGACCAGGAAGTCGAGCAGCTGGGCGAGAATCCTTATCGCCGGCACAATTACGATCTGTGCGCGGGTTGCTATAAGGACTACATCAGGAATCCGCTGGGGCGCGAACTGGCCGCCCAGATTGAATTCAGCGATAACTGATTCCGCCCGTCCCTTGGCGCCGGTTGCGAGGGACTCTTGCCGGCGGCTTTGCTCCGGGAGCTGCTGTCGCCTTGACCCGATTCGCCTGGCTGCCGTTTTCGCATCGCCGGCGGTGGCGCAGCTTTCTTTTTCCGGCTGTGCTGCTGGTGCTGGTTGTTATCCGCGTAGCGATGCTGCTTTATTCGCCGCGGACTGGGGCTCTTCATGAAGGCGACGTGCAAGTCGTCCGCGTGATCGATGGCGACACGCTGCTCGTGCGGCAGTACGACCAGGAATTCCGTCTGCGGTTGCTGGGCATTGATACGCCGGAGACGGTCAAGCCGAATCATCCGGTCGAGCCCTGGGGGCCTGAGGCTTCGCAGTTCACCTCCCAGTTTGTCGCGCGGCATTCGTCGTTGCGCCTGCAGTTGGATAAACGGCGCCGCGATCGTTATGGCCGCTGGCTGGGATACCTGTTTGCCGACGACGAACTGCTTAACGAAAGCCTGATCCGACAGGGGCTCGCGCGAGCACGCACTTACGCTGGCGATTCGCCGTTGATGGAGCGCCGCTTCCGCGCGGCCGAACAAGAAGCCCGTTCCGCCGGTCGCGGGATCTGGTCCCAGCCGCCGGGAGATTCCGCACTGCCCGGCACGACGGATCCCGTTGCGCCGGTTCCCTCGCCCCTGCAGGACGTGCGAGGCCGCTTGCGCTTTCGTCCTTCGCCTGGCAAGTGCGACGCAGCTTTTTCTCGTAGAATGGTCGCGCTGCCCCGCCCGGATCAGGCGTTGGCCGCTGGTTATTCGTTCGTCCTTTCAACCGAAGTCTCCCCGTCATGCCGCCGGTAGAGGATCCTTCGCCTGTCGTCGCTCGCCGTTTGCCGGCCTTTGCGCTGAGCTATTTTGGCGGGCTGCTGGTCGCGCTGCTGGTGGCCGGTCTCTGCCTGGCCGGATCGCGCGTGCTGGTGTCGGAGACGGAAGGTTTCCGCGGGCTGTATGTAGGGCTGGCGGCGGTTCCGGGAGCGATGTTCGCCTGGATCACGGCCTGGTTCCTGCGGCGTTCACCTGGCGCCTGGCCGCTGCTGGCTCCGCTGGGCGTGTTTCTGTTGCTGGGGATTCCGCCGTGGATTTTTCTGCTGGCGAAGCTCGATACGCTGGACCTTTTTTAATCGCGGGGAGCTTTGTGGCCGCTTTGTCTCAACGCATGCTGAGCTTCCTGGGAGGCGGACTAGGGCTGGCGTCCGGCCTGCTGCTGACCATCGCGGCAGCGCTGTGGACGCCCACTTTTTCCGCCCGGCTGTCGGCCCGGGTGGAGCGGGATCGCGCGCCGCTGGAAGCGCAGCTGCAGCGACTGGCGCGCATTGCCCAGCAGGTGGATGCCGCGCCGATTGGTGAGCACAACGACAAGACGCTTGTCGTAACGGGACCGGCGCCCGACTTTCGGCAGCGCTATGGCGAACCGCCTGACACTTGGAATGCGGGCGTGGTCAAGGCGGTCGATCTGGCCCGGCTGCAACCGGGAAAACGGCCCGGCGACGTGCTTCCGCGCGAGGAGCTCGACTGGGCCGGTCCGTCGCACGTTTTTGGCCGTTACTACGAAGAGCCTTTTTTGATCAACGCCGCTGACATGCTGTACGCCGAGCCTGGCCTGCATGCGACGTCGTTCCTGGCCGATAACCAGGATCTGGATCGCATGCTGCAGTTACGCTACCTGGTGGTGGTGCGTCTGGTGTCACAGACCGAACCGGAAGTCGCAGGCGAGGAGTTCACTCCGGGCGGACTGGTGGCCGAGGGACTGTTGTTCGATCTGGAAACGGGCGAGCTGATCGGCGGCTTTCCGTTCATCGCCACCAACAGCGACGCCGTGCCGTATGAGATTGAAGAAGCCTCCAGCACCGAAGAAACCGAGGCCGCCGCCCGGGCCATGCTGATGGCCGACCTGTATGGCAATCTGGAAGCGGCATTCTGGCACACGCTGCACGAAGCGCTGCCAGCCGCCGTCAGCGACCAGTCCGCCGAACGCCTGCCCGCAGGCGATGTGTGAACGAACCGAAAGCGGCGAAAGAGGAAGAGAGGATTCACCGTCCAGCCAAGAAGCTAACCCACCTTGTAGCCCGTAGCTGAACTCGCCAGAGTTTGGCCGCCTGCTCTGCTGGCCCAGGCTGCTGCCTCCAAAGTCTGGCGACTTCGGATTTATGCTGGCGACGCTTACAGGTTCTTCGTGAGAGGAGTTTCTGAACGGGGCGTTTGTCGTTTAACAAGACCCGTTAAAGTTCTGCACGAAGAAGGCTTGCCATTCTTTGATATGCAATGCCATCGCCGCATGGGCGCCGGCCGTGTCGCGCTGGTCGAGCTTGTCGAGAATGTCGAAGTGCTCCTGCAGCGCCTGGCCGAGCACTTCCACCGAGGTGCGGAGCTTGTTGAAGCCGCGATGCAGCAGGCGATAGCGATTGATATCGTGCAGCAGACGCGGGCTGCCGCTGGCTTTGGCGATGGCGTCGTGAAAGTCTTCGTCGAAATCGGCCCAGCGATTCAACCAGTTGGGCGCCTCACGATCGGCCGCCAGTTCTTCGGCCGTGGTCCGCAGTCGGGCGAGCGTGGGACGGTCGACCTTCTGGGCCGCTTTGCGGGCGGCTTCGCTTTCCAGCAGGATGCGCATTTCAAACACGTCGAAGACATCTTCGCGCGAGAAGCTGGAGATCACGGGGCGACGGTTGGCGTGCTGCACCACCAGGCCGTCTTTCGCCAGTTCACGGATCGCCTCGTGAACGGGAGTGCGGCTGACTTCTAACTGCTGAGCCAGCTTGACTTCGCTGATCACATCGCCCGGCGCGAGCTGGCCCGCCAGGATCGCTTCGAGCAAGGTTTCGTAGACGGATTGCGAGAGTCGCGTGTTGTCGTCGCGACCATGCAGGATGAGCGATAAATTCATGCCAGGGTTTCCAGCCGTCCGCCGCGAGGAATCGAAGGATCCAGACTTGAGAATAAGACGAAGCGGCCGCCTCCGCAAGAGTCGTCGGCATGCATGCAGAAAATACTTGCCGGGATAAATTCTGACAAAAATGCATTGAGTTGATGCTTGCCGCCATGCAGATTGCGTCGCGCCCCTGCATGTAGTCGAAGTCGCCCGGCTTTGGAGGGAGTGTCCTGGGCGACGCAGGCAGGCGGCCAAACGCTTGCACGTTTGACGACGAGGGACCGAGTCAGGCGAGCCCATGATTGCTGATGCTGGCCAGATTCTTGCCTGGCGATTGGACGGCCCGCGTCGGACCGCCGCGTTGTAGAGGAAAATAGAGTGGCGATCGCTGGGTCCTTGCGTCTATAATCAATCGCTGGAGATACTTATGTACCGTCTGTTCTGCACTCTGACCTGCTTGCTGCTGATCGCACTTCCCTGGCCCACATGGCTGGCGAGTCGGTGTTGCTGTGCGCGGGCGGGAGCTGCCTGCTGTGCAAGTCCGCAGGGCATTCGGTCATCGTTATCCAAGCCTGCAACAGGTCACTGCCCGCGTTGCCTGCGGGCGACTGCCATGGGGGGCGACGCGCAGGTATCGGGAAAATGCCAGTGCCAGCGGAACGCGACTCCCCGGCTGTTGCTGGCGACGAAACCTGCGCAGAACCAAACGCAGGACCTGAACTTTACGGCCAGTACGATTACGTTCGTACGGCCGCTTTCTGTGATACGGCGACCGGAGCTGTTTTGTTCCTGGAGGGCGCCGCCGGCGAATGTCCGGCAGGCGATGCTTTGTGTCTGGCGAGCTTGAACGTCCGCAACTCTTCTTTTGAGTTTTGTGCGATGCTACGGGCGTTAGCAAGCGAACGGGAAGATCCCGCTGGCCTGCACGCACCAGAGTTCATGCTACCTTTCCCAATTCACACAAAGTACACCAGGATAATCATGATGACGATGAAATCGATGCTTTCGTTCGCGCTGACGGCTGCTATGGGTCTGGCGTTTGCCAGCTTCGCCCAGGCGGAAACCAAAGTCACGGTCAGTAACGTTCACCTGTGCTGCGGCGCCTGTGTAAAGGCCGTCGACAAAGCGATCCAGGGAGTCGAAGGCGCCACGGCCGTAGCGGCGCAGGGCACCCACTCGATTGCCATTACGGCTGAGAGCGACGCCGCGGCCCAGAACGCGATCGACGCCCTGGCCGACGCCGGTTTCCATGGCGAGACCGACAGCGAAACGATCAAATACAAAGACGACACCGGCGCCGAAGCCGGCCTGGTCAAGCGTCTGGAACTGACAGGCGTGCACAACTGTTGCGGTTCGTGCAATGTGGCAATCAAAAAGGCGATCGGCACGGTCGACGGCGTGGAAGCTTCGACCGCCAAACCGAAGCAGACCAGCTTTGTGGTCGAAGGCAACTTTGACGGCAAGAAGCTGGTCTCGGCCCTGCTCGACGCCGGCTTCCATGTCAAAGTGAAGAAGTAAGCCAAAAGTCAGGCAACTCGCCTCAAATTCAAAGAAACGGCCCCGTTCCGACAAGCGTCAGGACGGGGCTTTTTTTGTGACGAAGTATTGCCGGAAATTGAAAGCAAGTCGTCTTTTGCTCCGCAAAAGAACGCGATCTTTCACGGAGAGAAAGTCGACTGTCCGGCGTCTGCACTTGCTCTTAACGACGAAAGCAGAATCCCGAGGTAATTCTCCGCGCGTACCTAACCGATCAGGCCGCGGATCGGTTCGCCGTGGTAGACGGGCATCGGCCGGTCGAGCAGGTCGCTCCAGGTTGCTGAACGCGGCAGGCCGAGGGACCGATAGATGGTGGCGGCCAGCGACTCCGGCGTCTGGGCGTCGCGTGCGGGACGTCCGCCCTGTTTGTCGGAGGCTCCGATCACGGCTCCTCCGGGGATGCCGCCGCCTGCCAGGAAGACGCTCTGCAGGGCTCCCCAGTGGTCGCGTCCCGGTAAGGCATAGACGGTGTTGGCGGTGCGGAAAACCTTGGGCGTACGGCCGAACTCGCCCGCCATCACGATCAGCGTTTCGTCAAGCAGACCGCGCTCGCCCAGGTCGTCGAGCAGGGCGGAGACCGACTGGTCCATCGGCGGCAGCAGGTAGTTTTTCAGGTTGGGGAAAGCGTTGCCATGGGTGTCCCAGGACTCATTGTTTCCCAGGTTTACCTGAACCAGGCTCACGCCCGATTCGACCAGCCGGCGGGCCATCAGCAGCGACCAGCCAAACACGTGCCGGCCGTAGCGGTCGAGCGTTTTTTCATCGGCCTGGGTGACCTGGAACAGCCCTTTCATTTTGGGGTCGGCCAGCAGCGAGACGGCTTTCTGCTGGAATCGGTCGAACGGCTCGACTTCGGCCAGACGCTCCAGTTGGCGGGTCTGGTTTTCCAGTTGGCCCAGCAGATTCACCCGCTGGCCAAAGCGGTCGGCGTTAATGCCGGCCGGCAGTGACAGGCTAGG is part of the Lignipirellula cremea genome and encodes:
- a CDS encoding cation transporter — protein: MMTMKSMLSFALTAAMGLAFASFAQAETKVTVSNVHLCCGACVKAVDKAIQGVEGATAVAAQGTHSIAITAESDAAAQNAIDALADAGFHGETDSETIKYKDDTGAEAGLVKRLELTGVHNCCGSCNVAIKKAIGTVDGVEASTAKPKQTSFVVEGNFDGKKLVSALLDAGFHVKVKK
- the csrA gene encoding carbon storage regulator CsrA yields the protein MLVLSRKRDEKIVIGDGIVITIVEVRGDKVRLGIEAPSDVPVHRQEVYDAIRRQAELNTRED
- a CDS encoding FHA domain-containing protein, translated to MTDKISITHGELYSDQTERKLQQGSGGQLSQPYPTAPEQASRLPWTAVFYHSLVYMSLGGLLGGFSGWLLGEIVNTTTASQWRQFQPIAAELNLINERRDRGEITPAESFAMLAEIRVQHPQNVYLQIYDDRSLSARERERRMSSQRRDDQIRESVANLMWFLAIGMPIAFCLAVCEPLAAGNFSDGIRQGAVGLVVGLIGAAVVGLFIDRLYNFLQGPGTDPGMVRQMFARTVGWSMLGAFLAIGPGVAIRNGRRLLVGLLGGMVGGALGGYLFDPVATVTQTDILSRLVGVTGVGLFTGLGAGILENVARHGWLKVQVGLIAGKQFVLYHNPTIIGSSPQCEIYLFKDPAVFPRHAAIFTGAGGYDLKELDPAAVILVNGQPVRRVRLHSGDRVQIGGSIFEFQERNAS
- a CDS encoding DUF1501 domain-containing protein, with translation MTPRPSHLEHVRLPRRQALQAGAIGLLGLGANHVAQLQAEAADARPRAKSVIFIFLSGGLAQHESFDPKPDAPEEIRGEFRPIATRTPGVQICEHLPLLAARSDKWSMVRSLTHPYNEHSQGHMAMLTGRTPLPPDFNPSAPKPNDHPSICSIVGDVVPARNNLPPAIVLPEKLVHRTGRVIPGQFAGSMGSPRDPYFLTCSKFNPQTYGAWPEYGFHHARGQENPAGFSFMAPSLSLPAGINADRFGQRVNLLGQLENQTRQLERLAEVEPFDRFQQKAVSLLADPKMKGLFQVTQADEKTLDRYGRHVFGWSLLMARRLVESGVSLVQVNLGNNESWDTHGNAFPNLKNYLLPPMDQSVSALLDDLGERGLLDETLIVMAGEFGRTPKVFRTANTVYALPGRDHWGALQSVFLAGGGIPGGAVIGASDKQGGRPARDAQTPESLAATIYRSLGLPRSATWSDLLDRPMPVYHGEPIRGLIG
- a CDS encoding DUF6882 domain-containing protein, whose translation is MEPAPGVNEIADQAMHDLVGQLPDHCAWARISVEAAHQGRQVELSVRIESPTIAGKRLEPSPAMLDRVTRLYADCLDCDSPWLRFTALAQPETSGDWSVETQFEYAPAASLSYEPRVISRPPMSPPLAALFEQYAGDSFDKHLCLDATLGHDAEWEFDSSAGKLRLSDGRHFDVQPIGVFCNLRATWRWAWDMPGESLAADKLLRLGQEHDTPELQQPVLTLDHAEPDCLALVACGLLDADFWFECDGPQDSIFLVGNYATPLTREREPDRLAYVVLEVIENFACDHRAMLEHFARSAGYRLGGSGDPRRLEAFSPQGKRLLAAFDKAGQLREIVLDP
- a CDS encoding GntR family transcriptional regulator: MNLSLILHGRDDNTRLSQSVYETLLEAILAGQLAPGDVISEVKLAQQLEVSRTPVHEAIRELAKDGLVVQHANRRPVISSFSREDVFDVFEMRILLESEAARKAAQKVDRPTLARLRTTAEELAADREAPNWLNRWADFDEDFHDAIAKASGSPRLLHDINRYRLLHRGFNKLRTSVEVLGQALQEHFDILDKLDQRDTAGAHAAMALHIKEWQAFFVQNFNGSC
- a CDS encoding thermonuclease family protein, which codes for MTRFAWLPFSHRRRWRSFLFPAVLLVLVVIRVAMLLYSPRTGALHEGDVQVVRVIDGDTLLVRQYDQEFRLRLLGIDTPETVKPNHPVEPWGPEASQFTSQFVARHSSLRLQLDKRRRDRYGRWLGYLFADDELLNESLIRQGLARARTYAGDSPLMERRFRAAEQEARSAGRGIWSQPPGDSALPGTTDPVAPVPSPLQDVRGRLRFRPSPGKCDAAFSRRMVALPRPDQALAAGYSFVLSTEVSPSCRR
- a CDS encoding 3-keto-disaccharide hydrolase gives rise to the protein MRSFLFSLLLLTPTCLAAAEPAPQGDWIPLFNGKNLDGWEVKIRGHKPGDNFADTFRVKDGLLQVRYDGYDKFGERFGHIFYKDKLSNYRLRVEYRFVDEQVPGGPGWAFRNSGVMIHGETPEQMELDQSFPTSIEVQLLGGDGSKDRTNANLCTPGTNVVMNNKLFLPHCTSSHSKTYHGDQWVRVEIEVRGNKLVRHLIDGESVLEYTQPQLDERDAHARTLIVDGDKMLSGGTISLQSESHPIDFRKVELLKLDD